A genomic region of Pseudorca crassidens isolate mPseCra1 chromosome 10, mPseCra1.hap1, whole genome shotgun sequence contains the following coding sequences:
- the PPP1R3G gene encoding protein phosphatase 1 regulatory subunit 3G — MEPPGPQLLSLEAPGPAPFEDPPPAEEPPAPGVLCTEGGGDGGGTSAAPSSDAEGPSPQEETAPWEQEELLESRRRRRCGARSFPLPADSILQAAKFPQRQRPPAPGPGAEGGERVEDAPHSPGCCAKCQKRVQFADALGLSLASVKHFSVAEEPQVPPAVLSRLRSLPARAENLEQLPGLLAAAAAAAAPLREQPPRLQPLFELPGPSAADERLRRQRVCLERVQCSAPWGAEVTGSGRVLGCPGPRVVAVRYTFTEWRSFLDVPAELRPEPGKPPPPEAPSWGPGEAEEEPSAERFHFALCLPPGLQPKEGEDADAPDVAVHFAVCYRCAQGEYWDNNSGANYTLRYVRPADAR, encoded by the coding sequence ATGGAACCCCCGGGGCCGCAGCTGCTAAGTTTGGAGGCGCCGGGACCTGCGCCTTTTGAAGACCCCCCGCCTGCCGAGGAGCCGCCCGCCCCGGGAGTCCTCTGCACCGAGGGTGGCGGGGACGGCGGCGGCACGTCGGCGGCCCCGAGCTCCGACGCCGAGGGCCCGTCCCCGCAGGAAGAGACTGCCCCCTGGGAGCAGGAGGAGCTGCTGGAAAGccgtcgccgccgccgctgcgGCGCGCGCTCCTTCCCTCTGCCCGCCGACTCGATCCTGCAGGCGGCCAAGTTCCCGCAGCGGCAGCGGCCGCCTGCCCCGGGGCCGGGCGCGGAGGGCGGCGAGAGGGTCGAGGACGCGCCGCACAGCCCGGGCTGCTGCGCCAAGTGCCAGAAGCGGGTGCAGTTCGCGGACGCGCTGGGGCTGAGCCTGGCCAGCGTGAAGCACTTCAGCGTGGCCGAGGAGCCGCAGGTGCCGCCCGCCGTGCTCTCTCGCCTGCGCAGCCTCCCGGCGCGCGCCGAGAACCTGGAGCAGCTCCCGGGCCTgctggccgcggcggcggcggcggccgcgccCCTCCGCGAACAGCCTCCCCGACTGCAGCCTCTCTTCGAGCTCCCCGGGCCGAGCGCCGCAGACGAGCGCCTGCGGCGACAGCGCGTGTGCCTGGAGCGCGTGCAGTGCTCGGCACCCTGGGGCGCGGAGGTGACAGGCTCCGGCCGGGTGCTGGGCTGCCCGGGGCCGCGCGTCGTGGCCGTGCGCTACACCTTCACCGAGTGGCGCTCCTTCCTGGACGTGCCGGCTGAGCTGCGGCCCGAGCCAGGGAAGCCTCCGCCGCCAGAGGCGCCGTCCTGGGGGCCGGGGGAGGCCGAGGAGGAGCCGAGCGCCGAGCGCTTCCACTTCGCCCTGTGCCTGCCCCCGGGCCTGCAGCCCAAGGAGGGGGAGGACGCGGACGCTCCGGACGTCGCCGTCCACTTCGCCGTCTGCTACCGCTGCGCCCAGGGCGAGTATTGGGACAACAACTCGGGGGCCAACTACACGCTGCGCTACGTGCGCCCTGCCGACGCGCGCTGA